One region of Mus pahari chromosome 16, PAHARI_EIJ_v1.1, whole genome shotgun sequence genomic DNA includes:
- the Ecm2 gene encoding extracellular matrix protein 2 isoform X2: protein MKLAVLFCFTLLIALQADCDRSPRRQRGRMHQRGPRKSSSLHLRANRQLQVQQTTAAPDATSPTANFDYSVEENIESLPSNLGVESSYSVLPGKKGHCFVKGMIMYNKAVWSPEPCTICLCSNGRVLCDETECHPKACRYTIKREGECCPICSDAEQDSINKLHKQVLPLQMEMGQVAIKEALQSEEDEEVAKGHKEHKKETSVPTKLHGDGERTERNLRPEKEGRSAHQPLYHGRREEEDSQEDTEREGEEEDDAVRGDVFRMPSRLIPGTPRGRPRLPRSCSLSYRTISCVHADFTEIPPMTAPEVTNLELAGNSILSIPDEAFNGLPNLERLDLSRNNITSLGIGPKAFKSLKKLMRLNMDGNNLVHIPSDLPSTLEELKINDNNLQAIDEKSLSDLNQLVTLELEGNNLSEINVNPLAFKSLESLSYLRLGRNKFRIIPQGLPASVEELYLENNQIEEITEICFNHTRKITMIILRYNKIEESRIAPLAWINQENLESIDLSYNKLYHVPSYLPKSLLHLVLIGNQIDRIPGYVFGHMEPGLEYLYLSFNRLSDDGVDLVSFYGAYHSLRELFLDHNDFKSIPPGIQDMKALHFLRLNNNKIRNILPEQICNAEEDEDSALEHLHLENNYIRTREISSYAFSCIRLYSSIVLKPQRIE from the exons atGAAGCTAgcagtgttgttttgtttcactcTGCTCATTGCTCTTCAAGCTGATTGTGACCGAAGTCCtaggaggcaaaggggaaggatGCATCAGAGAGGACCCAGGAAAAGCTCTTCACTCCACCTCAGAGCCAACAGGCAGCTTCAAGTTCAGCAAACTACTGCTGCTCCAGATGCTACATCACCCACTGCCAACTTTGATTACAGTGTGGAAGAAAACATAGAGTCACTTCCAAGTAATCTTGGAGTAGAATCAAGTTACAGTGTTTTACCAG GAAAGAAAGGACACTGCTTTGTAAAGGGCATGATCATGTACAACAAAGCTGTCTGGTCACCTGAGCCCTGCACCATCTGCCTCTGCTCAAATGGAAGAGTGCTTTGTGATGAAACTGAGTGCCACCCCAAGGCATGTCGCTATACCATTAAACGGGAAGGAGAGTGCTGCCCCATCTGCTCTGATGCTG AACAAGACTCCATTAACAAGCTTCACAAGCAAGTGCTACCTCTTCAGATGGAAATGGGCCAAGTGGCCATAAAAGAAGCTCTTCAAtctgaggaggatgaagaggtaGCTAAAGGACACAAGGAGCACAAGAAAGAGACCTCAGTGCCTACTAAGCTCCATGGTGATGGGGAAAGAACTGAGAGAAACCTGAGGCCGGAGAAAGAAGGGAGGTCAGCACATCAACCACTGTAccatggaagaagggaggaagaggacagCCAGGAGGACactgagagggaaggagaggaggaagacgaTGCTGTAAGAGGAGATGTGTTCAGAATGCCCTCCCGGTTAATTCCTGGAACCCCAAGAGGCAGGCCACGCCTGCCCAGAAGCTGTTCCCTGTCCTACAGGACTATCAGTTGCGTTCATGCAGACTTCACTGAGATCCCACCAATGACAGCGCCAGAAGTAACGAACCTGGAGTTGGCTG GGAATTCGATCCTCTCCATTCCGGATGAAGCATTTAATGGATTACCAAATTTGGAAAGACTTGATCTAAGCAGAAATAATATCACTTCCTTGGGCATAGGTCCAAAAGCATTCAAG tctttgaagaagTTAATGCGTCTGAACATGGATGGAAATAATTTGGTACATATTCCTTCAGACTTACCATCTACACTAGAAGAACTTAAAATAAATGACAACAATCTCCAGGCTATTGATGAGAAAAGTTTATCAG acttAAATCAACTTGTCACTTTAGAATTGGAAGGAAACAATCTCAGTGAAATCAATGTCAACCCTCTAGCTTTCAAATCTTTGGAGAGTCTATCATATCTACGTCTGGGAAGAAACAAATTTAGAATTATACCACAAGGTCTTCCAGCTTCTGTTGAG GAGTTATAcctagaaaataatcaaattgaaGAAATAACTGAAATTTGTTTCAATCATACCAGAAAGATAACTATGATCATTCTACGttataataaaatagaagaaagtcGGATTGCTCCTTTAGCATGGATAAATCAAGA AAATCTTGAATCTATCGACCTGTCCTATAACAAGCTCTACCACGTCCCCTCCTACCTACCCAAATCTCTTCTGCACCTTGTCCTAATTGGGAACCAAATTGATCGGATCCCTGGCTATGTGTTTGGCCACATGGAACCAGGCCTGGAGTACTTGTACCTGTCATTTAACAGACTTTCTGATGATGGCGTGGACCTAGTCTCGTTCTATGGAGCATATCATTCTCTGAGAGAATTATTTCTGGATCACAATGACTTCAAATCTATACCACCTGGAATACAAGACATGAAAGCACTACATTTTCTGAGGCTGAACAACAATAAGATTCG GAATATTCTTCCTGAACAAATCTGCAATGCTGAAGAGGATGAAGACTCAGCTCTCGAGCATCTTCATCTCGAAAACAATTATATTAGAACTAGAGAGATATCATCCTATGCGTTTTCATGCATAAGACTGTATTCAAGTATTGTTCTTAAACCACAACGCATCGAGTGA
- the Ecm2 gene encoding extracellular matrix protein 2 isoform X1 yields MKLAVLFCFTLLIALQADCDRSPRRQRGRMHQRGPRKSSSLHLRANRQLQVQQTTAAPDATSPTANFDYSVEENIESLPSNLGVESSYSVLPGKKGHCFVKGMIMYNKAVWSPEPCTICLCSNGRVLCDETECHPKACRYTIKREGECCPICSDAAAYSLLHSRKLHDKTEFSGDSSEQDSINKLHKQVLPLQMEMGQVAIKEALQSEEDEEVAKGHKEHKKETSVPTKLHGDGERTERNLRPEKEGRSAHQPLYHGRREEEDSQEDTEREGEEEDDAVRGDVFRMPSRLIPGTPRGRPRLPRSCSLSYRTISCVHADFTEIPPMTAPEVTNLELAGNSILSIPDEAFNGLPNLERLDLSRNNITSLGIGPKAFKSLKKLMRLNMDGNNLVHIPSDLPSTLEELKINDNNLQAIDEKSLSDLNQLVTLELEGNNLSEINVNPLAFKSLESLSYLRLGRNKFRIIPQGLPASVEELYLENNQIEEITEICFNHTRKITMIILRYNKIEESRIAPLAWINQENLESIDLSYNKLYHVPSYLPKSLLHLVLIGNQIDRIPGYVFGHMEPGLEYLYLSFNRLSDDGVDLVSFYGAYHSLRELFLDHNDFKSIPPGIQDMKALHFLRLNNNKIRNILPEQICNAEEDEDSALEHLHLENNYIRTREISSYAFSCIRLYSSIVLKPQRIE; encoded by the exons atGAAGCTAgcagtgttgttttgtttcactcTGCTCATTGCTCTTCAAGCTGATTGTGACCGAAGTCCtaggaggcaaaggggaaggatGCATCAGAGAGGACCCAGGAAAAGCTCTTCACTCCACCTCAGAGCCAACAGGCAGCTTCAAGTTCAGCAAACTACTGCTGCTCCAGATGCTACATCACCCACTGCCAACTTTGATTACAGTGTGGAAGAAAACATAGAGTCACTTCCAAGTAATCTTGGAGTAGAATCAAGTTACAGTGTTTTACCAG GAAAGAAAGGACACTGCTTTGTAAAGGGCATGATCATGTACAACAAAGCTGTCTGGTCACCTGAGCCCTGCACCATCTGCCTCTGCTCAAATGGAAGAGTGCTTTGTGATGAAACTGAGTGCCACCCCAAGGCATGTCGCTATACCATTAAACGGGAAGGAGAGTGCTGCCCCATCTGCTCTGATGCTG CCGCCTACTCTCTACTCCATAGTAGGAAACTACATGATAAAACTGAGTTTTCTGGTGATTCTTCAGAACAAGACTCCATTAACAAGCTTCACAAGCAAGTGCTACCTCTTCAGATGGAAATGGGCCAAGTGGCCATAAAAGAAGCTCTTCAAtctgaggaggatgaagaggtaGCTAAAGGACACAAGGAGCACAAGAAAGAGACCTCAGTGCCTACTAAGCTCCATGGTGATGGGGAAAGAACTGAGAGAAACCTGAGGCCGGAGAAAGAAGGGAGGTCAGCACATCAACCACTGTAccatggaagaagggaggaagaggacagCCAGGAGGACactgagagggaaggagaggaggaagacgaTGCTGTAAGAGGAGATGTGTTCAGAATGCCCTCCCGGTTAATTCCTGGAACCCCAAGAGGCAGGCCACGCCTGCCCAGAAGCTGTTCCCTGTCCTACAGGACTATCAGTTGCGTTCATGCAGACTTCACTGAGATCCCACCAATGACAGCGCCAGAAGTAACGAACCTGGAGTTGGCTG GGAATTCGATCCTCTCCATTCCGGATGAAGCATTTAATGGATTACCAAATTTGGAAAGACTTGATCTAAGCAGAAATAATATCACTTCCTTGGGCATAGGTCCAAAAGCATTCAAG tctttgaagaagTTAATGCGTCTGAACATGGATGGAAATAATTTGGTACATATTCCTTCAGACTTACCATCTACACTAGAAGAACTTAAAATAAATGACAACAATCTCCAGGCTATTGATGAGAAAAGTTTATCAG acttAAATCAACTTGTCACTTTAGAATTGGAAGGAAACAATCTCAGTGAAATCAATGTCAACCCTCTAGCTTTCAAATCTTTGGAGAGTCTATCATATCTACGTCTGGGAAGAAACAAATTTAGAATTATACCACAAGGTCTTCCAGCTTCTGTTGAG GAGTTATAcctagaaaataatcaaattgaaGAAATAACTGAAATTTGTTTCAATCATACCAGAAAGATAACTATGATCATTCTACGttataataaaatagaagaaagtcGGATTGCTCCTTTAGCATGGATAAATCAAGA AAATCTTGAATCTATCGACCTGTCCTATAACAAGCTCTACCACGTCCCCTCCTACCTACCCAAATCTCTTCTGCACCTTGTCCTAATTGGGAACCAAATTGATCGGATCCCTGGCTATGTGTTTGGCCACATGGAACCAGGCCTGGAGTACTTGTACCTGTCATTTAACAGACTTTCTGATGATGGCGTGGACCTAGTCTCGTTCTATGGAGCATATCATTCTCTGAGAGAATTATTTCTGGATCACAATGACTTCAAATCTATACCACCTGGAATACAAGACATGAAAGCACTACATTTTCTGAGGCTGAACAACAATAAGATTCG GAATATTCTTCCTGAACAAATCTGCAATGCTGAAGAGGATGAAGACTCAGCTCTCGAGCATCTTCATCTCGAAAACAATTATATTAGAACTAGAGAGATATCATCCTATGCGTTTTCATGCATAAGACTGTATTCAAGTATTGTTCTTAAACCACAACGCATCGAGTGA